A stretch of Pseudoprevotella muciniphila DNA encodes these proteins:
- the dnaA gene encoding chromosomal replication initiator protein DnaA gives MGLSGEHLWTSCLEIVRSQVTQKTYDTWIAHLKFVSYNDNDLTVSAPNEFVKEFIEEHCIEALKKGLYETFGTNVRLLYSIPRDNAETTKKEPQQPYGTAKVPKLDSNLSWNYTFENFVEGTSNRLALTVAKSIARNPDQATFNPFFIYGPSGIGKTHLANAIGMSVLQQHPSKRVLFVPVHVFQAQYTQSVKNNKFNDFVAFYQTIDVLIIDDVQELTTPKTQQVFFHIFNHLHQNKRYIVLTCDRAPSQLEGLEERMLTRFKWGMTAEIERPDIQLRKDILISKTYVDGLTVSEEVIDYIAQNVSDSVRELEGVVNSMMAYSIALNREIDCELAEQIIAKTIKKNKKDVTLEKICKQVCAEFGVKIKDIASTSRKKEIVGARQLAMYLCRQMLSLPYLQIGKEIGKRDHTTVMHSCKQVENQLSIDADYRKLVDKVQRKIKG, from the coding sequence ATGGGACTCTCAGGAGAACATCTATGGACATCCTGTCTTGAAATAGTGCGATCGCAGGTAACACAGAAAACCTACGACACTTGGATTGCACACCTAAAGTTCGTTTCGTATAACGATAACGACCTTACTGTTTCTGCACCCAATGAGTTTGTAAAGGAATTCATTGAAGAACATTGTATCGAGGCACTGAAGAAAGGCCTCTATGAAACTTTCGGCACTAATGTTCGGCTGCTTTACAGTATACCCAGAGATAACGCAGAAACCACAAAAAAGGAACCGCAACAGCCGTACGGAACTGCAAAGGTGCCCAAATTGGACTCCAACCTAAGTTGGAATTATACTTTCGAGAATTTCGTGGAGGGCACGAGCAACAGGTTGGCGCTCACTGTGGCGAAATCAATAGCCCGAAATCCGGATCAGGCAACTTTCAATCCGTTTTTTATTTACGGTCCAAGTGGAATAGGAAAGACGCACCTCGCTAATGCCATAGGTATGAGTGTGTTGCAGCAACATCCATCAAAGCGGGTACTTTTCGTTCCGGTACACGTCTTTCAGGCGCAGTACACACAATCGGTCAAAAACAATAAGTTTAACGACTTTGTGGCATTCTATCAGACTATAGATGTTCTGATTATAGACGATGTGCAGGAACTTACTACTCCCAAGACACAGCAAGTGTTCTTTCACATATTCAATCATCTGCACCAGAACAAACGTTACATCGTCCTGACATGCGACCGTGCACCCTCTCAGCTCGAAGGTCTTGAGGAACGTATGCTGACACGCTTCAAGTGGGGAATGACGGCTGAGATAGAACGCCCCGACATACAACTGAGGAAGGATATCCTTATCAGCAAGACATACGTTGACGGACTGACCGTGAGCGAAGAAGTCATAGACTATATAGCACAGAATGTGAGCGACAGCGTTCGCGAATTGGAAGGAGTGGTCAATTCAATGATGGCTTACAGCATTGCTTTGAATCGTGAAATCGATTGCGAATTGGCGGAACAAATCATTGCAAAAACGATAAAGAAGAACAAGAAAGACGTTACGCTTGAAAAAATCTGTAAGCAGGTCTGCGCTGAGTTCGGTGTCAAGATAAAGGATATCGCCTCAACGAGCAGGAAGAAAGAGATTGTAGGTGCCAGACAACTCGCTATGTATCTTTGCCGGCAGATGCTTTCCTTACCTTACTTGCAGATAGGCAAGGAAATCGGCAAACGTGACCATACAACTGTTATGCATTCATGCAAACAAGTCGAAAATCAACTTTCCATTGATGCTGATTATAGAAAATTAGTTGACAAAGTGCAACGCAAAATTAAAGGCTAA
- a CDS encoding radical SAM protein, whose translation MLSAPIIGIGRHRLGIDGEGVTSLVAFHGCTLRCKYCLNRQCFDPDGIWKTLTVDEVLEAVMPDNIYYLATGGGLCFGGGEPYLHAEFIKTICDAAPKGWIFTVETALNYDRKRLELLLPYINYYLIDIKDTNPDIYQRYTGRNNAIVLENLRWLLNQKEDMADCVVIRLPLIKDFNTLADVAKSKALLQEMGFRKFDEFVYITQPE comes from the coding sequence ATGTTATCAGCACCGATAATAGGCATAGGACGACACCGCTTAGGCATAGACGGCGAAGGTGTGACCTCATTGGTTGCATTTCATGGTTGCACACTGCGTTGCAAATATTGCCTCAATCGGCAGTGCTTTGATCCAGACGGCATTTGGAAGACGCTAACAGTAGATGAAGTTCTTGAAGCCGTCATGCCCGACAACATATACTACCTTGCTACTGGTGGAGGACTGTGCTTCGGCGGTGGTGAACCCTATCTTCATGCAGAGTTCATCAAGACTATTTGTGATGCAGCACCGAAAGGATGGATTTTCACGGTAGAAACAGCGCTTAACTATGACCGTAAACGCTTAGAGCTCCTCCTACCCTACATCAACTATTACCTCATCGACATTAAGGACACCAACCCTGACATATACCAGCGCTACACAGGCCGCAATAATGCTATTGTACTTGAGAATCTGAGATGGCTACTTAATCAGAAGGAAGACATGGCTGATTGCGTAGTTATCCGACTACCACTCATCAAGGACTTCAACACGCTTGCTGACGTAGCAAAAAGCAAGGCTTTGCTTCAAGAAATGGGCTTCAGAAAATTTGATGAATTTGTGTATATTACCCAACCCGAATAA
- a CDS encoding DUF349 domain-containing protein, whose protein sequence is MDETRPISNEEVQEEIQGTVQEETVEETTEAAVASVEEAQPAETPASETPDEEAPVEKTTAEAVPAEEMPAEETPTEEAPAEKETEEEPKEDAPKESKVEESSLAESSTEETPAEELPAEPEYTTKEEVIARLKAIADNEEQIDRQHLEVLKQVYYRIHNAEVLAAREAFVEAGGVAEEFTPTVDPTEEEFKAEMNRVKEMRAKAAEQVGQEKEANLKRKLEIIDRVKEMTVDADVADKSYKEFKELQAEWKTIGEVPEGKATEIWKSYQMEVEKFYDLLRLNYEFRNYDFKKNLEIKTAICEAAERLADVEDPVSAFHQLQQLHQQFRETGPVAKDLREEVWTRFKAASTVVNKRHQEHFETLKAQEEENLAKKTALCEKMEALDLEKLKTFGDWDKKTKEVLDLQAEWKTIGFTPRKVNAKIFERFRTACDNFFQKKSEYFKQLRETWAANLAEKTKLCEEAEALKDSTDWTATTNKMIELQKQWKTIGPTAHKVSEAVWKRFNDACNAFFNAKNAVLGNQREEENANLEKKNAIIAELEKILAEGAENAQEKVHELTAQWGEIGHVPFRKKDAIYKKYREALDRLRTEFHINAGRRNVENFRNRMAEKGGSQLERELSRLKATLESKEDEIKNYETNLSFFSSKSKTGNALVDDIQRKIGRLKEDLKIIQEKIAAVKEQIKNGGKPKEEPATAAEAPEESEAPTAEAAEEATVEVAAEPEVTKEEAAE, encoded by the coding sequence ATGGACGAAACAAGACCTATCTCAAACGAAGAAGTTCAAGAAGAAATTCAAGGAACTGTACAAGAAGAAACTGTAGAAGAAACCACAGAAGCCGCAGTTGCATCAGTAGAAGAAGCGCAACCTGCAGAGACTCCCGCGTCTGAAACTCCTGACGAGGAAGCACCTGTAGAAAAGACTACGGCAGAGGCTGTTCCGGCAGAAGAGATGCCTGCAGAGGAAACGCCTACTGAAGAAGCACCGGCAGAAAAGGAAACAGAAGAGGAACCGAAAGAAGATGCTCCCAAAGAGAGCAAAGTGGAAGAAAGCAGTCTTGCAGAGTCATCAACAGAAGAGACTCCTGCCGAGGAATTACCGGCAGAGCCTGAATATACCACAAAAGAAGAAGTCATTGCACGCCTTAAGGCTATTGCTGACAACGAGGAACAGATAGACCGCCAGCACCTGGAAGTGTTGAAGCAGGTGTACTATCGTATCCACAATGCAGAAGTGCTTGCTGCACGCGAAGCATTCGTAGAAGCAGGCGGTGTGGCAGAAGAATTCACACCCACAGTTGACCCCACGGAAGAGGAATTCAAGGCTGAGATGAACCGCGTGAAAGAAATGCGCGCAAAAGCAGCAGAACAAGTAGGACAGGAAAAGGAAGCCAACTTGAAACGCAAACTTGAAATCATCGACCGAGTAAAGGAAATGACGGTGGATGCTGACGTGGCAGACAAGTCATACAAAGAATTCAAGGAACTTCAGGCAGAATGGAAAACCATAGGCGAAGTGCCAGAAGGAAAGGCCACAGAAATATGGAAATCCTATCAGATGGAGGTGGAAAAATTCTACGACCTGCTTCGCCTGAACTACGAATTCCGCAACTACGACTTCAAGAAGAACCTTGAAATAAAGACTGCCATTTGTGAGGCAGCCGAACGTCTTGCTGATGTGGAAGACCCCGTTTCAGCATTCCACCAACTGCAACAACTACATCAGCAGTTCCGCGAGACCGGTCCCGTGGCAAAAGATCTCCGCGAAGAGGTATGGACACGCTTCAAGGCTGCATCAACAGTAGTGAACAAGCGCCACCAAGAGCATTTTGAAACACTCAAGGCTCAGGAAGAAGAGAATTTGGCAAAAAAGACTGCGCTTTGTGAAAAGATGGAGGCTTTGGATCTTGAAAAACTCAAGACATTCGGCGATTGGGACAAGAAGACCAAAGAAGTGCTCGACCTTCAGGCAGAATGGAAAACCATAGGTTTCACACCGAGGAAGGTAAATGCCAAGATTTTCGAGCGGTTCCGCACTGCATGCGACAATTTCTTCCAGAAGAAGTCAGAATATTTCAAACAACTCCGTGAGACATGGGCTGCTAATCTTGCAGAAAAGACCAAGCTTTGCGAAGAGGCTGAGGCACTCAAGGACAGTACTGATTGGACTGCCACGACAAACAAGATGATTGAGTTGCAAAAGCAATGGAAGACCATCGGTCCTACTGCCCACAAGGTTTCAGAGGCTGTATGGAAACGGTTTAACGATGCATGCAATGCCTTCTTCAATGCAAAAAATGCCGTACTTGGCAACCAGCGCGAAGAAGAGAATGCCAATCTCGAAAAGAAAAATGCCATCATTGCAGAATTGGAAAAGATTCTGGCTGAAGGCGCTGAAAATGCCCAAGAGAAAGTTCATGAACTCACTGCACAGTGGGGAGAAATCGGACATGTTCCCTTCCGCAAGAAAGATGCCATCTACAAGAAGTACCGCGAGGCTTTGGACCGTCTGCGCACAGAGTTCCACATCAATGCAGGCAGACGCAATGTAGAAAATTTCCGTAACCGCATGGCAGAAAAAGGCGGTAGCCAGTTGGAGCGTGAACTCAGCCGTCTGAAAGCAACTCTCGAAAGCAAAGAAGACGAAATCAAGAACTACGAGACCAACCTTTCTTTCTTCAGCAGTAAGTCGAAAACCGGCAACGCACTTGTAGATGATATACAGCGTAAGATTGGAAGACTGAAAGAAGATCTCAAGATTATTCAGGAAAAGATTGCAGCCGTAAAAGAACAGATTAAGAATGGCGGCAAACCTAAAGAAGAACCCGCAACTGCAGCAGAGGCACCAGAAGAGTCCGAAGCACCTACAGCGGAAGCAGCAGAAGAGGCTACAGTAGAAGTAGCCGCTGAACCTGAGGTAACAAAAGAAGAGGCTGCAGAATAA
- a CDS encoding magnesium transporter CorA family protein encodes MRTYWNYNQGLRIMEDWSPNCWTQVTCPTTEDEAFLVEELKIPAYFLDDIRDKDERARYDYDEGWQLIILRIPYVREVQSRTPHTTIPLGIILKKDICITVCNFETNMMIDFVAYQQKRNLGFTDSVDLVFRLFLSSAVWYLKRLKQINSLIEEAKQNLEDRVIDNEDLISLSRLQDSLTYFVTSIRGNETLLAKLKFKLPVDELDADLIEDVNIEINQARETANIYSNILDSTMETYASIINNNMGGVMKMMTSISIVLMFPTLIASIFGMNLLNGMEHEVWGFPLVVVGSIAITGLFYWFFKQREWI; translated from the coding sequence ATGCGAACTTACTGGAACTACAACCAAGGACTGCGTATAATGGAAGACTGGAGTCCAAATTGCTGGACACAGGTAACTTGCCCCACCACAGAAGACGAAGCATTCCTCGTTGAGGAACTGAAAATCCCGGCTTATTTTCTCGATGACATCCGAGACAAGGATGAACGTGCCCGCTACGACTACGACGAAGGCTGGCAACTCATCATCTTGCGCATACCCTACGTGCGCGAGGTGCAGTCGCGCACACCCCACACCACGATACCACTGGGCATCATTCTGAAAAAGGATATCTGCATCACGGTGTGCAATTTCGAGACGAACATGATGATTGACTTCGTAGCATACCAGCAGAAGCGCAATCTGGGTTTCACTGACTCTGTGGACCTCGTTTTCCGTCTCTTCCTGTCGAGTGCCGTATGGTACCTGAAACGCCTGAAGCAAATCAACAGCCTGATTGAAGAAGCAAAACAGAACCTTGAGGACAGGGTAATCGACAATGAAGATCTTATCAGCCTTTCCCGCTTGCAGGACAGTCTGACCTACTTCGTTACATCTATCCGCGGCAACGAGACATTGCTTGCCAAACTAAAGTTCAAACTGCCGGTTGACGAACTTGATGCCGACCTTATCGAAGACGTAAACATCGAGATTAACCAGGCTCGCGAAACGGCAAACATCTATTCCAACATTCTCGACTCCACGATGGAGACGTATGCCAGCATCATCAACAACAACATGGGAGGTGTCATGAAAATGATGACATCCATCAGCATCGTCCTGATGTTCCCTACGCTCATAGCCAGCATCTTCGGTATGAACCTGCTCAACGGCATGGAGCACGAAGTATGGGGATTCCCGCTCGTAGTGGTTGGATCCATCGCCATAACAGGACTATTCTACTGGTTCTTCAAACAACGCGAATGGATTTGA
- a CDS encoding glycoside hydrolase family protein: protein MKRPLHYVDADSVFYMSKDFTNFRLFPLFVDKDAEFRRPQADKNRFKARQKRWQEKILPTVNIVGGAGDEVGEAQAFGAASAIFEAADLFLHTADAHYMNIVERALYNAVPETFFGLSTVIDRRVAATAMLVASCCTYATDKQGIYVNLYSNSYAHIATKDFDVRIDQVTNMPFLAQVKFRFGGIDAKGQTLTMRFRIPEWVTTDMPLYVNGHDTPYEIINGYAVVKRTWKTNDEVYFILPIDPHFEEHGDSLIMRSGPMLYTFDTLPADAVPEEIVSSEEDEQSQMFFYDVRFSTTAEEKVYTAKPYLLSTDNKRQLWVRKKH from the coding sequence TTGAAAAGACCTTTGCACTACGTCGATGCCGACAGTGTGTTCTATATGAGCAAGGATTTCACCAATTTCCGCCTCTTTCCGCTCTTTGTGGACAAAGATGCCGAGTTCAGGCGACCACAGGCAGACAAAAATCGTTTCAAGGCGCGGCAGAAGCGTTGGCAGGAAAAGATTTTGCCCACGGTAAACATCGTAGGCGGTGCAGGCGATGAAGTGGGCGAGGCGCAAGCGTTCGGTGCAGCGAGCGCCATCTTCGAAGCGGCAGACCTTTTCCTGCATACCGCCGATGCTCATTATATGAATATCGTGGAGCGTGCATTGTACAATGCCGTTCCCGAAACGTTCTTCGGGCTTTCCACGGTAATCGACCGCAGAGTGGCGGCAACTGCCATGCTCGTGGCATCATGCTGCACATACGCCACAGATAAGCAAGGCATATATGTCAATCTGTATTCCAACAGTTATGCACACATAGCAACAAAGGACTTTGATGTCCGTATCGACCAAGTCACGAACATGCCCTTCCTCGCGCAGGTGAAGTTCCGCTTCGGAGGTATAGACGCAAAAGGGCAGACACTCACCATGCGTTTCCGTATTCCTGAATGGGTAACCACGGATATGCCACTGTATGTCAACGGGCACGACACGCCTTACGAAATCATCAACGGCTATGCAGTAGTGAAGCGGACATGGAAAACGAACGATGAAGTCTATTTCATCCTTCCCATCGACCCGCATTTTGAAGAACACGGCGACAGCCTCATAATGCGCTCAGGTCCAATGCTCTATACCTTCGATACGCTGCCCGCCGATGCCGTACCCGAAGAAATCGTCAGTTCTGAAGAGGACGAACAGTCCCAGATGTTCTTCTACGACGTGCGATTCTCAACGACGGCCGAGGAAAAAGTCTATACCGCCAAGCCCTATCTCTTGTCCACAGACAACAAAAGGCAACTTTGGGTGAGAAAAAAACACTAA
- a CDS encoding methylated-DNA--[protein]-cysteine S-methyltransferase translates to MGEKKTLNLFAPIHKRSIFVGMKKAVVHNAVVYKSPIGEMVLCARGRALTGAWFVGQQHFAEGFNVKMVEKPAPVLKKTMQWLDKYFQGENPEIDFPIEFYGTPFQKNVWQLLRIIPMGVTISYSELAKCLKALTGIGGGCARAMGSAVGRNPVSVIVPCHRVVGKRGKLTGYAGGLERKLYLLEHENAWNFLQMKNMFEPKPV, encoded by the coding sequence TTGGGTGAGAAAAAAACACTAAATCTCTTTGCTCCTATCCATAAAAGAAGTATATTTGTAGGCATGAAGAAGGCTGTTGTCCATAATGCGGTTGTGTACAAGTCGCCGATAGGTGAAATGGTACTTTGTGCGCGTGGGCGTGCGCTTACCGGTGCGTGGTTTGTAGGACAGCAACATTTTGCAGAAGGTTTTAATGTCAAAATGGTAGAAAAACCTGCGCCAGTCTTGAAGAAAACTATGCAGTGGTTGGATAAGTATTTTCAAGGCGAAAACCCCGAAATAGATTTTCCCATTGAGTTTTATGGAACACCATTTCAGAAGAATGTGTGGCAACTCCTGCGCATCATCCCGATGGGTGTAACGATTTCTTATTCAGAACTTGCCAAATGCCTGAAAGCGCTGACCGGAATAGGCGGCGGGTGCGCCAGGGCCATGGGTAGTGCGGTGGGCAGAAATCCCGTTTCCGTTATTGTGCCGTGTCATCGCGTTGTAGGAAAAAGAGGTAAACTGACAGGGTATGCCGGAGGACTTGAGCGAAAACTCTATCTCCTTGAGCATGAGAATGCCTGGAATTTCCTCCAGATGAAAAACATGTTTGAGCCCAAACCGGTTTGA
- a CDS encoding carbohydrate-binding family 9-like protein: protein MTHSAKDVSRWFDENNVPFKPVTTLNWAKDFPYRPEFTFRLARTEDALLLNYRVKESAVRGVEAVDNGSVWEDDCVECFIKAPESDVYYNIECNCVGTLLIGCGEGRAYRLRYTPSILSQVSRISTLGNEPIGTLNEETEWELSLIVPFSLLPELHDDGKRTDYIGNIYKCGDKQPTPHFVTRFPINTPSPDYHRPEFFQPLWE, encoded by the coding sequence ATGACCCATTCAGCAAAAGACGTTTCAAGGTGGTTTGACGAAAACAACGTGCCTTTCAAACCCGTAACAACGCTCAACTGGGCGAAAGACTTTCCTTATAGACCGGAATTTACGTTCCGGCTTGCCCGTACCGAAGATGCCCTCTTGCTCAACTATCGTGTGAAGGAGAGCGCAGTGCGCGGAGTGGAGGCCGTGGACAACGGCTCGGTGTGGGAAGACGATTGTGTGGAATGTTTCATCAAAGCGCCGGAATCGGATGTTTATTACAACATTGAGTGTAACTGTGTAGGCACACTCCTCATCGGCTGTGGAGAAGGCCGTGCCTACAGATTGCGCTATACACCAAGCATCCTGTCGCAAGTATCGAGAATAAGCACTCTCGGCAACGAACCCATTGGCACCCTCAACGAAGAAACAGAATGGGAACTCTCCCTCATAGTGCCTTTCTCCCTCCTTCCCGAACTCCACGACGATGGCAAACGCACCGACTACATCGGCAATATCTACAAATGTGGCGACAAACAACCAACCCCCCACTTCGTCACCCGCTTCCCCATCAACACCCCATCGCCCGACTACCACCGCCCAGAATTCTTCCAACCGCTGTGGGAGTAA
- a CDS encoding redoxin domain-containing protein encodes MKKLFLLMMLLGIILSATAQDYKITGVAPQGEKMVYLRNLSTETVDSVAVDAKGNFSFSGDAAGDHFAGVILGSKVQRQLLVFLEGNVQVDLVNMTVKGNADNEGLHAWQKLELNAAESLQKTVERIREYQEAGKDVPEDLVTEYRQSYQKLTEDLGVKAKEVLTNNIDKRYPAYTLFSVYSLLDQDFIIDLQEKNPAYMKESLAQKVVKQIDGWKRQKVGTPFTDLEMADTAGVMHKLSEYVGKGNYVLIDFWASWCGPCMKEVPNVIAAYEKYHPKGFDIVGLSFDNAADAWKGAIVRKNLPWHNLSDLKGWKSEAAAVYGVTAIPQTLLIAPDGTIAANGLHGEGLQQKLAEIYGE; translated from the coding sequence ATGAAGAAATTATTTTTATTGATGATGCTGTTAGGCATCATATTGTCCGCTACAGCGCAGGACTATAAGATTACAGGTGTGGCACCTCAAGGAGAGAAAATGGTGTATCTTCGCAACCTTTCAACGGAGACGGTGGATTCTGTGGCAGTTGATGCTAAGGGAAATTTCTCTTTCAGCGGTGATGCTGCAGGAGACCATTTCGCAGGTGTTATTCTTGGCAGTAAAGTGCAGCGCCAGCTTTTAGTTTTCCTTGAAGGCAATGTGCAAGTAGATTTGGTCAATATGACTGTAAAGGGCAATGCAGATAACGAAGGCCTTCACGCTTGGCAGAAGTTAGAACTCAATGCTGCAGAATCTTTACAAAAGACTGTTGAACGCATCAGGGAATACCAAGAGGCGGGCAAGGATGTGCCAGAAGATTTGGTGACAGAATATCGTCAGTCTTACCAAAAGTTAACCGAAGATTTGGGAGTAAAGGCAAAGGAAGTCTTGACGAACAATATAGACAAGCGTTATCCAGCATACACCCTCTTTAGCGTGTATTCGCTCTTGGATCAAGATTTTATCATAGACCTACAAGAGAAGAATCCTGCCTATATGAAAGAATCATTGGCTCAAAAAGTAGTCAAACAAATAGATGGCTGGAAGCGTCAGAAGGTGGGTACTCCTTTTACCGACCTTGAAATGGCAGATACAGCAGGTGTGATGCACAAACTGAGCGAGTATGTGGGCAAAGGCAACTATGTGCTTATTGATTTCTGGGCTTCATGGTGCGGGCCATGTATGAAGGAAGTGCCAAACGTGATTGCAGCATACGAAAAGTATCACCCCAAAGGTTTCGATATAGTAGGCCTTTCGTTTGATAATGCTGCAGATGCCTGGAAGGGTGCTATCGTACGTAAGAATCTGCCTTGGCACAACTTGAGCGACCTTAAGGGATGGAAGAGTGAAGCCGCTGCAGTTTATGGTGTTACTGCCATACCGCAAACACTCCTTATTGCTCCCGACGGCACTATAGCCGCCAATGGTCTGCATGGTGAAGGACTGCAGCAAAAACTGGCAGAAATTTATGGTGAATAA
- a CDS encoding M15 family metallopeptidase, translating to MKRSYFISVFILALLYLSACRAEPVRKTATDVVATPTAQKDTVPTDTVGEQETIDSAAQNYTVSKEGFVSLKEFAPEITQEIRYYTDYNFVGKRVDGYEEPLALMTLEAAKALKAANEELMKKGYRIKVYDTYRPQKAVSHFVRWAKDLKDTKMKKDFYPEKNKSVLFKEGYIASKSGHSRGSTVDLTIVHLDSGKDVDMGGTFDYFGVRSHPSYTKITKDQYRNRMLLRDVMLRHGFKPLSTEWWHFTLKNEPYPNTYFTFPVKWPQE from the coding sequence ATGAAAAGGTCGTATTTTATCTCTGTATTCATTCTTGCTCTGCTGTACTTGTCGGCTTGCAGGGCAGAACCTGTTAGGAAAACCGCGACTGATGTCGTTGCAACACCAACGGCTCAAAAGGATACAGTACCGACTGATACCGTAGGAGAACAGGAAACCATCGACTCTGCCGCGCAGAATTACACAGTGTCGAAGGAGGGATTTGTCTCACTCAAAGAGTTTGCGCCTGAAATAACGCAAGAAATCCGATACTATACCGACTACAACTTCGTAGGCAAACGCGTTGATGGCTATGAGGAGCCTTTGGCGCTTATGACTTTAGAGGCCGCAAAAGCACTTAAGGCAGCCAATGAAGAACTGATGAAGAAGGGGTATCGGATAAAAGTATATGATACTTACCGGCCACAGAAAGCCGTAAGCCATTTCGTGAGATGGGCAAAAGACCTGAAAGATACGAAAATGAAAAAGGATTTCTATCCGGAAAAAAACAAGTCTGTCCTCTTCAAGGAAGGGTATATCGCCTCGAAGTCGGGTCATAGCCGAGGAAGTACGGTGGATTTGACCATAGTACACCTTGATTCAGGCAAAGATGTTGATATGGGCGGTACGTTCGACTACTTCGGTGTTCGTTCCCACCCATCGTACACCAAAATAACAAAAGACCAATACCGCAACCGTATGCTCCTGAGGGACGTCATGCTTCGTCATGGCTTCAAACCGCTTAGCACGGAATGGTGGCACTTTACGCTGAAAAACGAACCATACCCTAACACATACTTTACGTTCCCTGTGAAATGGCCGCAGGAGTAA